In a genomic window of Helianthus annuus cultivar XRQ/B chromosome 10, HanXRQr2.0-SUNRISE, whole genome shotgun sequence:
- the LOC110885380 gene encoding polygalacturonase inhibitor — protein MKNSISLIAIISLLIFISLPTPSLSQRCNKNDENVLFQIKKSLGNPYLLASWQTTLDCCQWYLVKCNKTTGRIIELTIFSGNISGQIPPEVGNLPYLQTLVFRKLTNLTGQIPSTITKLTHLTMLRLSWTNLSGPVPSFLSQLTNLNFLDLSFNNLTGSVPPELAKLTKLGALHLDRNKLTGTIPESFGTFTENVPDLYLSHNQLTGDIPKSLGYLNFTVIDFSRNQLTGDFSMFFGINKTIQIADFSRNSFQFDLSDVVFPASLTSLDLNHNKVFGSLPETLTGLSLQYLNVSYNRLCDLQTFENTSYFHNRCLCGSPLPACA, from the coding sequence ATGAAGAACTCAATCTCCCTGATTGCCATCATCTCTCTCCTCATCTTCATCTCTCTTCCCACCCCCTCCCTCTCCCAACGCTGCAACAAAAACGACGAAAACGTCCTCTTTCAAATCAAAAAATCCCTAGGAAACCCTTACCTTTTGGCCTCTTGGCAAACAACTTTAGATTGCTGCCAATGGTACTTAGTCAAATGCAACAAAACCACGGGCCGTATCATCGAACTCACCATCTTCTCCGGCAACATATCCGGCCAAATCCCACCTGAAGTCGGTAACCTTCCATACCTCCAAACATTAGTGTTCCGAAAACTCACCAACCTCACCGGACAAATCCCATCAACCATTACTAAACTAACCCACCTCACCATGCTCAGACTAAGCTGGACCAACTTGTCCGGTCCAGTCCCTTCGTTCCTCAGCCAACTCACAAACTTAAACTTTCTTGATTTATCATTTAATAATCTCACCGGCTCTGTCCCGCCCGAACTTGCAAAGTTAACAAAACTTGGTGCTCTACACCTAGACAGAAATAAGCTCACCGGAACCATCCCCGAATCATTCGGGACGTTCACCGAAAACGTCCCGGATCTTTACCTTTCACATAACCAGCTAACCGGAGATATACCCAAATCTTTAGGCTACTTAAACTTCACGGTGATAGACTTTTCAAGAAACCAACTTACAGGTGATTTCAGCATGTTTTTTGGGATAAACAAGACTATCCAAATAGCTGATTTTTCAAGGAACAGCTTTCAGTTTGATCTCTCGGATGTAGTGTTTCCTGCAAGCTTGACGTCTTTAGATTTGAATCATAATAAGGTTTTTGGTAGTCTGCCGGAAACATTGACGGGATTAAGTTTGCAGTACTTGAATGTGAGTTACAATAGGTTGTGTGACCTGCAGACGTTTGAAAACACTTCGTATTTTCATAACCGGTGCCTGTGTGGGTCCCCGTTGCCGGCCTGTGCCTGA
- the LOC110882133 gene encoding protein FAR1-RELATED SEQUENCE 5-like has protein sequence MDKLTTKVGADLCSNTDFRKRLSAVVWTDSLLPEAFETEWAAILKDFGLTDHEWLTYIYGLRESWIPAYYREEEMSGLMRTSSRSESENHFFGKISNPKCTLVEFLSHFDTAIEAQRHEHRKNDHDTRYTNPGEWGDFVLEKQAAQIYTRTIFFDVQLEIQHAIRRCTSVRLDHVGDFIKFFIKDLDQPCSSFFELMISEEDVTVKSKCNRFEQFGLLCSHIFCVLRILDVREFPKQYILRRWTREAIPNSSPGSILTDGGDPDRSEEVNRCVREISHATEYVVNKLISKFDQLSDFRDHIKQFMSVADEAQINAPPKTRRNRFAELLGVAPESTATIRVLVGTRFKGCGSHKRLKSQKERAISQSGSKRRQCSLCKKYGHNRVTCWKYTVAVPEAGGSWNAEGNVDTIAEGDDATVVEGDGPGSNDADDVFYTSGNDADMDDEDMAE, from the exons ATGGATAAACTCACTACAAAG GTCGGGGCTGACCTGTGTTCAAATACAGATTTCAGGAAAAGATTGTCTGCAGTTGTTTGGACTGATTCTCTATTGCCCGAAGCGTTTGAGACTGAATGGGCTGCTATTTTAAAGGATTTCGGTTTAACCGACCATGAATGGCTGACGTATATATACGGGCTACGTGAATCATGGATTCCAGCTTACTATCGCGAAGAAGAAATGTCTGGTCTTATGCGGACATCATCTAGGTCTGAAAGCGAGAATCACTTTTTTGGCAAGATTAGCAATCCAAAGTGCACCTTGGTTGAATTTCTTAGCCACTTCGACACAGCTATTGAAGCGCAAAGACACGAGCATCGAAAAAACGATCATGACACTCGATACACCAACCCTGGAGAGTGGGGTGATTTTGTTCTCGAGAAGCAAGCAGCTCAGATATATACCAGAACTATATTTTTTGATGTTCAACTCGAGATTCAACATGCTATTCGTCGTTGTACTAGTGTCAGATTAGATCACGTCGGTGATTTCATTAAGTTTTTTATAAAGGATCTCGATCAGCCATGTTCTTCCTTTTTCGAG CTTATGATAAGCGAGGAGGATGTTACTGTTAAGTCTAAATGCAACAGGTTTGAGCAGTTTGGATTGTTGTGCAGTCACATTTTTTGTGTGTTACGGATTCTTGATGTAAGGGAGTTTCCGAAACAATATATATTGAGGCGTTGGACGCGTGAAGCTATTCCAAATAGTTCCCCCGGGTCCATTCTTACGGATGGTGGAGATCCAGATCGTAGCGAGGAGGTTAACCGTTGTGTTCGTGAGATTAGTCACGCAACTGAGTATGTTGTGAACAAGTTGATTTCAAAATTTGATCAGTTGTCTGATTTTCGTGATCATATCAAGCAGTTTATGTCAGTCGCTGATGAAGCTCAAATAAATGCACCTCCCAAGACACGACGTAATCGTTTTGCTGAACTGCTGGGAGTTGCTCCAGAGAGCACGGCCACTATCCGTGTTCTAGTTGGTACCAGGTTCAAGGGTTGTGGTTCTCATAAACGCCTTAAATCTCAAAAGGAGCGAGCCATAAGTCAGTCTGGAAGTAAACGTCGTCAATGTTCATTATGTAAAAAATATGGTCATAACAGAGTAACGTGTTGGAAATACACTGTGGCTGTGCCTGAGGCAGGTGGTTCGTGGAATGCTGAAGGTAATGTAGATACAATTGCTGAAGGAGACGATGCTACAGTTGTTGAAGGTGATGGTCCTGGATCAAACGATGCTGATGATGTGTTTTACACATCTGGAAACGATGCAGATATGGATGATGAAGACATGGCAGAGTAG